The proteins below are encoded in one region of Podarcis raffonei isolate rPodRaf1 chromosome 8, rPodRaf1.pri, whole genome shotgun sequence:
- the SAMD4B gene encoding protein Smaug homolog 2 isoform X1, whose amino-acid sequence MMFRDQVGILAGWFKGWNECEQTVALLSLLKRISRTQARFLQLCLEHSLADCTEIHVLESEANSAAVISQWHQEPKDKVVSLLLSHLPLLQPGNTDAKSEYMKLLQKVLAYSIESNLFIEESRQLLSYALIHPATTLDDRNSLALWLNHLEERLSSGYSGQSRGRPDTAYHSRQGSDEWQGPVDTGLGDLGHGWQEKPPRENGHMSFHSSGSVPSAINSIGSNANTALPCQIHPSPLKRSMSLIPTSQQVPSEWMSVDEMGARPAFIPGGEHAPLSPQSSVASSGSEQTEEQSGSRNTFQEEGSGMKDVPSWLKSLRLHKYAALFSQMTYEEMMTLTEQHLESQVLHKNVTKGARHKIALSIQKLRERQSVLKSLEKDILEGGNLWNALQELQQIIITPIKAFHALQAMAASKESQQQLPAEQHGATKLCLDKSGNPSEDKDPATDTFLPPTGSPCDGESGAAPIAEGDIAGQFTRVMGKVCTQLLVSRPDEENITSYLQLIEKCLVHEAFTETQKKRLLSWKQQVLKLLRTFPRKAVLDMQGYRPQKGWAFGSNSLPIAGSVGVGVARRGQRQFQMPPRAIPPSRLGILSPVGIGGVSPRHALTSPNLGSQGRQNLWFANPGGSNSMPGQSRSSVQRTHSLPVHTSPQAILMFPQDCQLPGTDLEINPTLESLCLSMTEHALGDGTDKTSTI is encoded by the exons ATGATGTTCCGGGACCAGGTGGGCATCCTTGCTGGCTGGTTCAAAGGTTGGAATGAATGTGAGCAGACGGTGGCCCTGCTGTCTCTCCTCAAGCGCATCTCTCGCACTCAAGCCCGCTTTCTGCAGCTGTGCCTGGAGCACTCGTTGGCAGATTGCACAGAGATCCACGTTCTGGAGTCAGAGGCCAACAGTGCAG CTGTCATCAGTCAGTGGCACCAAGAGCCCAAGGACAAAGTAGTCTCCCTGCTCCTCTCCCACCTGCCTCTCCTCCAGCCTGGCAACACGGACGCCAAGTCCGAGTACATGAAGCTCTTGCAGAAGGTGCTGGCGTACTCCATCGAGAGCAACCTCTTCATCGAGGAGAGCCGGCAGCTCCTCTCCTACGCCCTCATCCACCCGGCCACCACGCTGGACGACCGCAACTCCCTGGCCCTGTGGCTCAACCACCTGGAGGAACGCCTCTCCAGCGGCTACTCAGGCCAGAGCAGGGGGCGGCCCGACACGGCCTACCACTCGCGCCAGGGCTCGGACGAGTGGCAGGGCCCCGTGGACACGGGCCTCGGAGACCTGGGGCACGGCTGGCAGGAGAAGCCGCCGCGGGAAAATGGGCACATGTCCTTCCATTCCTCTGGATCCGTGCCGTCGGCCATCAACAGTATTGGGAGCAACGCAAACACAG CTCTCCCCTGCCAAATCCACCCCAGCCCGCTGAAGCGCTCCATGTCCCTCATTCCCACCAGCCAGCAGGTCCCCAGCGAGTGGATGAGCGTGGACGAGATGGGCGCCCGGCCAGCCTTCATCCCCGGCGGGGAGCACGCTCCCCTCTCGCCCCAGAGCAGCGTGGCCTCATCGGGCAGCGAGCAGACGGAGGAGCAGTCTGGCAGCCGAAACACCTTCCAGGAGGAGGGAAGCGGCATGAAAG ATGTCCCCTCGTGGCTGAAGAGTCTTCGCCTCCACAAATATGCAGCCCTCTTCTCCCAGATGACCTACGAAGAGATGATGACCCTCacagagcaacatctggagtcgCAGGTACTGCACAAG AACGTCACCAAAGGAGCGAGGCACAAAATCGCCTTGAGCATCCAGAAGCTGCGGGAGAGGCAGAGCGTCCTGAAGTCTCTGGAGAAG GACATCTTGGAAGGTGGgaacctgtggaacgccctccaggAACTGCAGCAGATCATCATCACCCCCATCAAAGCCTTCCACGCCCTGCAGGCCATGGCAGCCTCCAAGGAGAGCCAGCAGCAGCTGCCAGCAGAGCAGCACGGAGCCACCAAGCTGTGTCTGGACAAGAGCGGCAACCCTTCCGAGGACAAGGACCCGGCCACCGACACCTTCCTGCCCCCGACAGGCTCCCCTTGCGACGGGGAGTCAGGGGCAGCACCCATTGCTGAGGGGGACATTGCAGGGCAGTTCACCCGGGTGATGGGCAAAG TGTGTACGCAGTTGCTGGTCTCCCGACCGGACGAGGAGAACATCACCAGCTACCTTCAGCTGATAGAGAAATGCCTGGTGCACGAG GCTTTCACAGAGACGCAGAAGAAGAGGCTCTTGTCCTGGAAGCAGCAGGTGCTAAAGCTGCTCCGGACGTTTCCCAGGAAGGCCGTGCTGGACATGCAAGGCTACCGTCCGCAGAAAGG atgggcctttggttccAATTCTCTCCCCATAGCTGgatctgtgggggtgggggtggcccgcAGAGGACAGCGGCAATTCCAGATGCCCCCCCGCGCCATTCCTCCCAGCCGCCTGGGGATCCTGAGCCCCGTGGGGATCGGCGGAGTCTCCCCGCGGCATGCCCTCACCAGCCCGAACCTTGGGAGCCAAGGGCGGCAG AACCTGTGGTTTGCCAACCCCGGGGGCAGCAACAGCATGCCGGGCCAGAGTCGCAGTTCTGTCCAGCGGACCCATTCGCTCCCCGTCCACACATCCCCCCAGGCCATCCTCATGTTCCCACAGG ATTGCCAGCTCCCTGGAACAGACCTGGAGATCAACCCTACGCTGGAGTCCCTGTGCCTCAGCATGACTGAGCACGCATTGGGCG atgGCACCGACAAGACTTCCACCATTTGA
- the SAMD4B gene encoding protein Smaug homolog 2 isoform X2, whose protein sequence is MMFRDQVGILAGWFKGWNECEQTVALLSLLKRISRTQARFLQLCLEHSLADCTEIHVLESEANSAAVISQWHQEPKDKVVSLLLSHLPLLQPGNTDAKSEYMKLLQKVLAYSIESNLFIEESRQLLSYALIHPATTLDDRNSLALWLNHLEERLSSGYSGQSRGRPDTAYHSRQGSDEWQGPVDTGLGDLGHGWQEKPPRENGHMSFHSSGSVPSAINSIGSNANTALPCQIHPSPLKRSMSLIPTSQQVPSEWMSVDEMGARPAFIPGGEHAPLSPQSSVASSGSEQTEEQSGSRNTFQEEGSGMKDVPSWLKSLRLHKYAALFSQMTYEEMMTLTEQHLESQNVTKGARHKIALSIQKLRERQSVLKSLEKDILEGGNLWNALQELQQIIITPIKAFHALQAMAASKESQQQLPAEQHGATKLCLDKSGNPSEDKDPATDTFLPPTGSPCDGESGAAPIAEGDIAGQFTRVMGKVCTQLLVSRPDEENITSYLQLIEKCLVHEAFTETQKKRLLSWKQQVLKLLRTFPRKAVLDMQGYRPQKGWAFGSNSLPIAGSVGVGVARRGQRQFQMPPRAIPPSRLGILSPVGIGGVSPRHALTSPNLGSQGRQNLWFANPGGSNSMPGQSRSSVQRTHSLPVHTSPQAILMFPQDCQLPGTDLEINPTLESLCLSMTEHALGDGTDKTSTI, encoded by the exons ATGATGTTCCGGGACCAGGTGGGCATCCTTGCTGGCTGGTTCAAAGGTTGGAATGAATGTGAGCAGACGGTGGCCCTGCTGTCTCTCCTCAAGCGCATCTCTCGCACTCAAGCCCGCTTTCTGCAGCTGTGCCTGGAGCACTCGTTGGCAGATTGCACAGAGATCCACGTTCTGGAGTCAGAGGCCAACAGTGCAG CTGTCATCAGTCAGTGGCACCAAGAGCCCAAGGACAAAGTAGTCTCCCTGCTCCTCTCCCACCTGCCTCTCCTCCAGCCTGGCAACACGGACGCCAAGTCCGAGTACATGAAGCTCTTGCAGAAGGTGCTGGCGTACTCCATCGAGAGCAACCTCTTCATCGAGGAGAGCCGGCAGCTCCTCTCCTACGCCCTCATCCACCCGGCCACCACGCTGGACGACCGCAACTCCCTGGCCCTGTGGCTCAACCACCTGGAGGAACGCCTCTCCAGCGGCTACTCAGGCCAGAGCAGGGGGCGGCCCGACACGGCCTACCACTCGCGCCAGGGCTCGGACGAGTGGCAGGGCCCCGTGGACACGGGCCTCGGAGACCTGGGGCACGGCTGGCAGGAGAAGCCGCCGCGGGAAAATGGGCACATGTCCTTCCATTCCTCTGGATCCGTGCCGTCGGCCATCAACAGTATTGGGAGCAACGCAAACACAG CTCTCCCCTGCCAAATCCACCCCAGCCCGCTGAAGCGCTCCATGTCCCTCATTCCCACCAGCCAGCAGGTCCCCAGCGAGTGGATGAGCGTGGACGAGATGGGCGCCCGGCCAGCCTTCATCCCCGGCGGGGAGCACGCTCCCCTCTCGCCCCAGAGCAGCGTGGCCTCATCGGGCAGCGAGCAGACGGAGGAGCAGTCTGGCAGCCGAAACACCTTCCAGGAGGAGGGAAGCGGCATGAAAG ATGTCCCCTCGTGGCTGAAGAGTCTTCGCCTCCACAAATATGCAGCCCTCTTCTCCCAGATGACCTACGAAGAGATGATGACCCTCacagagcaacatctggagtcgCAG AACGTCACCAAAGGAGCGAGGCACAAAATCGCCTTGAGCATCCAGAAGCTGCGGGAGAGGCAGAGCGTCCTGAAGTCTCTGGAGAAG GACATCTTGGAAGGTGGgaacctgtggaacgccctccaggAACTGCAGCAGATCATCATCACCCCCATCAAAGCCTTCCACGCCCTGCAGGCCATGGCAGCCTCCAAGGAGAGCCAGCAGCAGCTGCCAGCAGAGCAGCACGGAGCCACCAAGCTGTGTCTGGACAAGAGCGGCAACCCTTCCGAGGACAAGGACCCGGCCACCGACACCTTCCTGCCCCCGACAGGCTCCCCTTGCGACGGGGAGTCAGGGGCAGCACCCATTGCTGAGGGGGACATTGCAGGGCAGTTCACCCGGGTGATGGGCAAAG TGTGTACGCAGTTGCTGGTCTCCCGACCGGACGAGGAGAACATCACCAGCTACCTTCAGCTGATAGAGAAATGCCTGGTGCACGAG GCTTTCACAGAGACGCAGAAGAAGAGGCTCTTGTCCTGGAAGCAGCAGGTGCTAAAGCTGCTCCGGACGTTTCCCAGGAAGGCCGTGCTGGACATGCAAGGCTACCGTCCGCAGAAAGG atgggcctttggttccAATTCTCTCCCCATAGCTGgatctgtgggggtgggggtggcccgcAGAGGACAGCGGCAATTCCAGATGCCCCCCCGCGCCATTCCTCCCAGCCGCCTGGGGATCCTGAGCCCCGTGGGGATCGGCGGAGTCTCCCCGCGGCATGCCCTCACCAGCCCGAACCTTGGGAGCCAAGGGCGGCAG AACCTGTGGTTTGCCAACCCCGGGGGCAGCAACAGCATGCCGGGCCAGAGTCGCAGTTCTGTCCAGCGGACCCATTCGCTCCCCGTCCACACATCCCCCCAGGCCATCCTCATGTTCCCACAGG ATTGCCAGCTCCCTGGAACAGACCTGGAGATCAACCCTACGCTGGAGTCCCTGTGCCTCAGCATGACTGAGCACGCATTGGGCG atgGCACCGACAAGACTTCCACCATTTGA